Proteins co-encoded in one Malus domestica chromosome 09, GDT2T_hap1 genomic window:
- the LOC103421478 gene encoding uncharacterized protein isoform X2: protein MEYESNKRFPLDAKDYKLYEEVGEGVSASVYRALCIPLNEIVAIKVLDLEKCNNDLDGIRREVNTMTLIKHQNLVRAHCSFTAGHSLWVVMPYMAGGSCQHIMKSSYPEGFEEPVIATLLNEVLKALVYLHAQGDIHRDVKAGNILIDSNGAVKLADFGVSACMFDAGDRQRSRNTFVGTPCWMAPEVMQELPGYDFKADIWSFGITALELAHGHAPFSKYPPMKVLLMTLQNAPPGLDYERDKRFSKSFKGMVGACLVKDPKKRPSSEKLLKHHFFKHARPVEYLSRTILEGLSPLGERFRMLKAKESDLLVPNKALYGDEHLSQQEYIRGISAWNFNIEDLKNQAALIEEDGMPNASSEKQIDKDEDVSFPAKREATEMEIQANAVPYEEDGFNDLHDL, encoded by the exons ATGGAGTATGAATCAAATAAACGATTTCCTTTGGATGCAAAAGATTATAAGTTATATGAAGAAGTTGGTGAAGGTGTCAGTGCTTCCGTGTACAGGGCACTCTGTATACCACTTAATGAGATAGTTGCTATCAAGGTTCTTGATCTGGAAAAGTGTAACAATGACCTG GATGGTATCCGACGGGAGGTTAATACAATGACTTTGATTAAACACCAAAATTTAGTACGAGCACATTGTTCATTCACTGCTGGCCACAGCCTTTGGGTCGTGATGCCATATATGGCTGGAGGGTCCTGCCAGCATATAATGAAATCTTCTTATCCTGAAGGGTTTGAAGAGCCTGTTATTGCGACTTTATTGAACGAAGTTCTCAAAGCTCTTGTGTATCTTCATGCTCAGGGCGACATCCATAGAGATGTGAAG GCTGGGAATATTTTAATTGACTCTAATGGTGCCGTCAAGTTAGCAGACTTTGGAGTGTCCGCATGCATGTTCGATGCTGGTGATAGACAACGTTCCAGAAATACGTTTGTTGGAACTCCATGCTG GATGGCTCCTGAAGTTATGCAGGAGTTACCTGGATATGACTTCAA agcAGACATCTGGTCATTTGGAATAACAGCGCTTGAGCTTGCTCATGGTCATGCCCCATTTTCTAAGTATCCGCCCATGAAA GTTTTGCTTATGACTTTACAAAATGCACCCCCAGGCCTTGACTATGAAAGAGACAAAAGATTTTCAAAG TCTTTCAAAGGGATGGTAGGTGCTTGCTTAGTGAAGGATCCAAAGAAGCGTCCATCTTCAGAGAAGCTTTTGAAGCACCATTTTTTCAAACATGCACGACCTGTTGAATATCTGTCGCGAACCATTCTTGAGGGTCTTTCTCCATTGGGTGAACGTTTCAGGATGCTGAAG gcaAAAGAATCCGATCTTCTTGTGCCGAATAAGGCTCTCTATGGGGATGAACATTTATCACAG CAAGAGTATATCCGAGGAATCAGTGCCTGGAATTTCAACATTGAGGATTTAAAAAATCAGGCTGCCCTT ATTGAAGAGGATGGCATGCCCAATGCATCAAGTGAGAAGCAAATTGACAAGGACGAGGATGTTAGTTTTCCAGCGAAGAGGGAAGCCACTGAGATGGAAATCCAAGCAAATGCTGTGCCTTACGAGGAG GATGGCTTCAACGATCTGCATGATTTGTGA
- the LOC103421478 gene encoding uncharacterized protein isoform X1 — protein MEYESNKRFPLDAKDYKLYEEVGEGVSASVYRALCIPLNEIVAIKVLDLEKCNNDLDGIRREVNTMTLIKHQNLVRAHCSFTAGHSLWVVMPYMAGGSCQHIMKSSYPEGFEEPVIATLLNEVLKALVYLHAQGDIHRDVKAGNILIDSNGAVKLADFGVSACMFDAGDRQRSRNTFVGTPCWMAPEVMQELPGYDFKADIWSFGITALELAHGHAPFSKYPPMKVLLMTLQNAPPGLDYERDKRFSKSFKGMVGACLVKDPKKRPSSEKLLKHHFFKHARPVEYLSRTILEGLSPLGERFRMLKAKESDLLVPNKALYGDEHLSQQEYIRGISAWNFNIEDLKNQAALQIEEDGMPNASSEKQIDKDEDVSFPAKREATEMEIQANAVPYEEDGFNDLHDL, from the exons ATGGAGTATGAATCAAATAAACGATTTCCTTTGGATGCAAAAGATTATAAGTTATATGAAGAAGTTGGTGAAGGTGTCAGTGCTTCCGTGTACAGGGCACTCTGTATACCACTTAATGAGATAGTTGCTATCAAGGTTCTTGATCTGGAAAAGTGTAACAATGACCTG GATGGTATCCGACGGGAGGTTAATACAATGACTTTGATTAAACACCAAAATTTAGTACGAGCACATTGTTCATTCACTGCTGGCCACAGCCTTTGGGTCGTGATGCCATATATGGCTGGAGGGTCCTGCCAGCATATAATGAAATCTTCTTATCCTGAAGGGTTTGAAGAGCCTGTTATTGCGACTTTATTGAACGAAGTTCTCAAAGCTCTTGTGTATCTTCATGCTCAGGGCGACATCCATAGAGATGTGAAG GCTGGGAATATTTTAATTGACTCTAATGGTGCCGTCAAGTTAGCAGACTTTGGAGTGTCCGCATGCATGTTCGATGCTGGTGATAGACAACGTTCCAGAAATACGTTTGTTGGAACTCCATGCTG GATGGCTCCTGAAGTTATGCAGGAGTTACCTGGATATGACTTCAA agcAGACATCTGGTCATTTGGAATAACAGCGCTTGAGCTTGCTCATGGTCATGCCCCATTTTCTAAGTATCCGCCCATGAAA GTTTTGCTTATGACTTTACAAAATGCACCCCCAGGCCTTGACTATGAAAGAGACAAAAGATTTTCAAAG TCTTTCAAAGGGATGGTAGGTGCTTGCTTAGTGAAGGATCCAAAGAAGCGTCCATCTTCAGAGAAGCTTTTGAAGCACCATTTTTTCAAACATGCACGACCTGTTGAATATCTGTCGCGAACCATTCTTGAGGGTCTTTCTCCATTGGGTGAACGTTTCAGGATGCTGAAG gcaAAAGAATCCGATCTTCTTGTGCCGAATAAGGCTCTCTATGGGGATGAACATTTATCACAG CAAGAGTATATCCGAGGAATCAGTGCCTGGAATTTCAACATTGAGGATTTAAAAAATCAGGCTGCCCTT CAGATTGAAGAGGATGGCATGCCCAATGCATCAAGTGAGAAGCAAATTGACAAGGACGAGGATGTTAGTTTTCCAGCGAAGAGGGAAGCCACTGAGATGGAAATCCAAGCAAATGCTGTGCCTTACGAGGAG GATGGCTTCAACGATCTGCATGATTTGTGA
- the LOC139188078 gene encoding uncharacterized mitochondrial protein AtMg00860-like yields the protein MYSILKPLLRKSVLIFFDDILVFNDSLDRHVSHLTAMFDILQLHQLQLKPSKCTFGQDSIAYLGHIISASGVQVDPSKIAAIMEWPMPTSLRGLRGFLGLAGYYCKFVRHFGFIAKPLTDLLKKDSFFLSPAVDTAFSALKLALSTTPVLALLDFTKPFTLECDALNVGIGAVLAQDNHPIEFISKPLAPKHQTWASNAAADALSRRSDLLSLMGISQPPFDCVSEIQNSYGANPSTAKLF from the exons ATGTATTCAATCTTGAAGCCCCTGCTCCGGAAATCCGTTCTCATCTTttttgatgatattttagtCTTCAATGACTCCCTAGACCGCCATGTTTCCCACCTCACAGCCATGTTCGACATTCTCCAGTTGCACCAATTGCAGTTGAAACCATCTAAGTGTACTTTTGGTCAGGACTCGATTGCCTATTTAGGCCATATCATTTCAGCTAGTGGGGTTCAGGTTGACCCATCCAAAATTGCAGCTATTATGGAATGGCCGATGCCTACAAGTCTTAGGGGCCTTCGCGGATTCTTAGGTCTGGCAGGATACTACTGCAAATTTGTCCGCCATTTTGGTTTCATTGCCAAGCCTCTCACTGACTTGCTCAAAAAAGACAGTTTTTTTTTGTCCCCGGCAGTCGACACGGCGTTCTCGGCCCTCAAACTTGCACTGTCCACCACACCCGTGCTGGCTCTCCTGGACTTCACCAAGCCGTTCACTCTCGAGTGTGACGCCTTAAACGTTGGTATAGGAGCAGTGTTGGCACAAGATAACCATCCCATCGAGTTCATCAGTAAGCCTTTGGCCCCCAAACACCAAACCT GGGCTTCTAATGCAGCTGCTGATGCACTGTCCCGCCGTTCTGACCTTCTATCTCTAATGGGGATATCACAACCACCATTTGATTGTGTATCCGAGATTCAGAATTCCTATGGGGCAAATCCTTCCACGGCCAAACTCTTTTAA
- the LOC103442250 gene encoding probable phospholipid-transporting ATPase 8 encodes MPEGRRRRGGIQFSKLYSFSCFRSPLPESHPQIGERGYSRVVHCNDPDHLEALELRYRGNYVSTTKYTAANFIPKSLFEQFRRVANIYFLVVACVSFSPLAPFRAVSVAVPLIVVIGATMAKEAVEDWRRRKQDIEANSRKVRVYGRNCTFYKTRWKKLRVGDVVKVHKDEYFPADLLLLSSSYEDGICYVDTMNLDGETNLKLKHALEVTSHLQDEDSLEKFKAVIKCEDPNENLYSFVGTLVYDGKPYSLSLQQMLLRDSKLKNTEYVYGVVVFTGHDTKVMQNATDPPSKRSKIERKMDKIIYVLFSSLVVIAFTGSLFFGINTRWDISGGNIRRWYLRPDHSTVFYDPKRPALAAFFHFLTALMLYGYLIPISLYVSIEIVKVLQSIFINQDRDMYYEEMDRAAHARTSNLNEELGQVDMILSDKTGTLTCNSMEFIKCSIAGTAYGHGVTEVERALANRKDGIDGLPETGDILDHASYNVDSGKSIKGFNFRDVRIMNGQWVNEPHSDIIQKFLRVLAICHTAIPVVDKASGEITYEAESPDEAAFVIAARELGSEFFERTQTSISLHELDSESGRKVDREYELLHVLEFSSSRKRMSVIVRSPENKLLLLCKGADSAILERLAKDGWQFEDQTKEHIHRYAEAGLRTLVIACRELGVEEFEIWEKEFVKAKASVTESRDVLVDGVADKIERDLFLLGVTAVEDKLQTGVPECIRKLAQAGIKIWVLTGDKMETAVNIGYACSLLRQDMKRIVISLDSPDINALEKQGDKEAVEKASLASIRKQIREGISQINEAKESSNQAKSFGLIIDGKSLEFCLKKDVEKSFLELAITCASVICCRSTPKQKALVTRLVKLGTGKITLSVGDGANDVGMLQEADIGVGISGVEGMQAVMASDFAIAQFRFLERLLLVHGHWCYRRISMMICYFFYKNLTFGFTLFWFEAHASFSGQPAYNDWYMSFYNVFFTSLPVIALGVFDQDVSARLCLKYPSLYLEGVENILFSWTRILGWMLNGVLSSIIIFFFTTNSMIGQALQTDGKVVDYEVLGVTMYSCVVWVVNCQMALSINYFTWIQHFFIWGSIAFWYVFLVIYGSVSPSVSTTAHKVLVEACAPSPLYWMVTLLVTMCTLMPYFSYRAFQTRFKPMCHDVIQQKRLNGSDKETSGELPLRVSSKLQHLKHRLREREL; translated from the exons ATGCCGGAAGGGCGGAGGAGGAGGGGAGGGATCCAGTTTAGCAAACTGTACTCGTTTTCGTGTTTCCGCTCTCCTCTCCCTGAAAGTCATCCCCAAATCGGTGAAAGAGGGTACTCGAGGGTGGTGCATTGCAATGATCCGGATCATCTGGAGGCACTTGAGTTGAGATACAGGGGAAATTATGTTTCGACTACCAAGTACACGGCGGCGAACTTCATTCCGAAGTCTTTGTTTGAGCAGTTTAGGAGGGTTgcaaatatatattttcttgttgTAGCTTGTGTTTCGTTCAGTCCGTTGGCCCCCTTTAGAGCTGTTAGTGTAGCTGTGCCGTTGATAGTGGTGATCGGAGCTACTATGGCTAAGGAAGCCGTTGAAGATTGGCGGCGAAGAAAGCAG GATATTGAGGCAAACAGTCGAAAGGTTAGAGTTTATGGTAGGAATTGTACATTCTACAAGACCAGATGGAAGAAACTCCGGGTTGGTGATGTTGTGAAGGTGCACAAGGATGAGTACTTTCCTGCGgatctgcttttgctttcgtcAAGCTATGAGGATGGGATTTGCTATGTTGATACCATGAACCTTGATGGAGAAACTAATTTAAAATTGAAGCATGCATTGGAGGTGACATCCCATCTTCAAGATGAAGATTCCTTGGAAAAATTTAAAGCGGTGATCAAGTGTGAGGACCCAAATGAAAATCTGTATTCATTTGTTGGGACATTGGTCTATGATGGAAAGCCTTACTCACTTTCCTTACAACAGATGCTCTTAAGAGATTCTAAGCTGAAAAACACTGAATATGTCTATGGTGTCGTCGTCTTTACTGGTCATGACACAAAAGTGATGCAGAATGCAACAGATCCTCCTTCAAAGAGAAGTAAAATCGAGAGGAAAATGGATAAGATAATCTACGTTCTTTTCAGTTCTCTGGTCGTGATAGCCTTTACTGGATCTCTCTTTTTTGGAATCAACACTAGATGGGATATAAGTGGTGGAAATATAAGAAGGTGGTATCTTCGTCCAGATCATTCAACCGTGTTTTATGACCCCAAAAGACCAGCACTTGCGGcttttttccatttcttgaCAGCGCTTATGTTGTATGGATATTTAATACCAATATCTTTATATGTATCCATTGAGATTGTGAAGGTATTACAGAGTATTTTCATTAACCAAGACCGGGATATGTATTATGAGGAAATGGATAGGGCGGCTCATGCACGCACGTCTAACCTGAATGAGGAACTTGGCCAGGTTGATATGATACTTTCTGACAAAACAGGTACACTGACATGTAATTCCATGGAGTTCATTAAATGTTCGATAGCAGGCACTGCTTATGGCCATGGTGTGACAGAAGTGGAGAGGGCGCTGGCAAACAGAAAGGACGGAATCGATGGACTGCCTGAAACTGGTGATATATTAGATCATGCTAGTTATAATGTTGACTCTGGAAAGTCAATAAAGGGTTTCAACTTTAGAGACGTACGCATCATGAATGGGCAGTGGGTCAATGAACCTCATTCGGATATCATACAGAAATTCCTTCGGGTTTTAGCAATCTGTCATACAGCCATCCCAGTTGTGGATAAAGCATCAGGAGAAATAACCTATGAAGCTGAGTCACCAGATGAAGCAGCTTTTGTCATAGCTGCCAGGGAGCTTGGGTCTGAGTTTTTTGAAAGGACACAAACAAGCATATCATTGCATGAGTTGGATTCTGAAAGTGGGAGAAAGGTTGATAG GGAATATGAGCTTCTTCACGTCTTGGAGTTCAGCAGTTCTCGCAAAAGAATGTCAGTAATTGTAAGGAGTCCGGAAAATAAATTACTGCTCCTTTGCAAGGGTGCAGACAG TGCAATTTTGGAAAGGCTTGCAAAAGATGGGTGGCAGTTTGAGGATCAGACCAAGGAGCACATTCATAGATATGCTGAAGCAGGTTTACGAACCTTGGTGATTGCATGCCGTGAGCTTGGTGTAGAAGAATTTGAAATATGGGAAAAGGAGTTTGTGAAGGCCAAAGCTTCTGTCACCGAAAGTCGAGATGTACTGGTGGACGGAGTTGCTGACAAGATTGAAAGGGACTTATTTCTACTTGGTGTGACAGCTGTTGAAGACAAACTGCAAACGGGG GTTCCTGAATGTATTAGGAAGCTTGCCCAAGCTGGGATTAAGATATGGGTATTGACGGGGGATAAAATGGAAACTGCAGTTAACATTGG GTATGCTTGCAGTCTACTTAGACAAGATATGAAACGGATTGTCATCAGTCTCGATTCGCCTGACATAAATGCTTTGGAGAAACAAGGGGATAAAGAGGCAGTTGAAAAG GCTTCTCTTGCAAGCATAAGGAAGCAAATTAGAGAAGGTATTTCGCAAATTAATGAAGCTAAAGAAAGTTCGAACCAAGCTAAATCGTTTGGCTTGATAATTGATGGGAAGTCCTTGGAATTTTGTCTCAAGAAGGATGTCGAAAAATCGTTCTTGGAGCTTGCAATTACTTGTGCTTCTGTTATATGCTGCCGCTCTACGCCCAAACAGAAAGCTCTT GTTACGCGATTGGTAAAACTCGGAACAGGTAAAATAACACTGTCTGTTGGTGACGGTGCAAATGACGTTGGCATGCTTCAAGAAGCTGATATTGGAGTTGGCATTAGTGGTGTTGAAGGGATGCAG GCGGTGATggcaagtgattttgcaatagCTCAATTTCGTTTTCTGGAGCGTCTCTTGCTTGTTCATGGGCACTGGTGTTATAGGCGCATATCAATGATG ATATGCTACTTCTTCTACAAGAACCTTACATTTGGGTTTACTCTGTTTTGGTTTGAGGCCCATGCTTCTTTCTCTGGTCAACCTGCTTACAACGATTGGTACATGTCATtctacaatgtcttcttcacaTCGCTTCCCGTAATTGCTCTTGGCGTTTTTGATCAGGATGTTTCAGCACGGCTATGCCTCAAG TATCCCTCTTTATATCTAGAGGGAGTGGAGAATATCCTCTTCAGTTGGACCCGGATACTTGGTTGGATGCTTAACGGTGTTTTGAGCTCCATAattatcttcttcttcaccaCCAACTCCATGATTGGCCAAGCACTCCAAACAGACGGTAAAGTAGTAGACTATGAAGTCCTCGGGGTCACAATGTACTCGTGTGTAGTTTGGGTTGTCAATTGCCAAATGGCACTCTCCATCAACTACTTCACTTGGAtccagcacttcttcatctggGGCAGTATCGCCTTCTGGTATGTATTCTTAGTGATCTACGGCTCTGTCTCACCGAGTGTATCCACAACCGCACACAAAGTTCTAGTTGAAGCCTGTGCTCCCAGTCCTCTGTATTGGATGGTCACCCTTCTCGTTACCATGTGCACTTTGATGCCATATTTCTCGTACAGGGCTTTCCAGACACGGTTCAAACCAATGTGTCACGATGTAATACAACAGAAACGATTAAATGGCTCAGACAAGGAGACTTCCGGCGAATTGCCTCTGAGAGTCAGTAGCAAACTGCAGCACCTGAAGCATAGATTGAGGGAAAGAGAGCTGTGA